One stretch of Methanococcus voltae DNA includes these proteins:
- a CDS encoding restriction endonuclease subunit S, giving the protein MIKKGYKETKIGISDENKVSVDFENQRFSKIPEDWEVKRLGEIITFQRGYDLPNNCRKKGSYPIVASNGIVGYHNEYKVKNGGITIGRSGNLGEPFYICESFWPLNTTLYIKKFHNSYPRYIYYLLKTLNLKRYNSGSAVPSLNRNYIHPIKISVPPLKEQQKIAEILTKWDNHIETLENLISKKEEYKKGLMQNLLTGKVRFPGFNEEWKEVKLGDISEIVTGTTPSTKLKEYYENGTYPWITPTDITYNKYISKSERYLTIQGLSKGRKLPSGSLLITCIASIGKNAILTKTGSCNQQINAILPSSKNNIEFLYYLIEYNKEYLLKYAGHSATPILNKKSFSNLKFTIPPLKEQEKIAEILSLQDKEIEILKEKLELLKMQKKGLCRSF; this is encoded by the coding sequence TTGATTAAAAAGGGATATAAAGAAACTAAAATAGGAATTTCTGACGAAAACAAGGTTTCCGTAGATTTCGAAAATCAAAGATTTTCAAAAATACCTGAAGATTGGGAAGTTAAGAGATTAGGGGAAATTATTACATTTCAGAGAGGGTATGACTTACCAAATAACTGTAGAAAAAAAGGCAGTTACCCAATAGTCGCATCTAATGGAATAGTTGGATATCATAATGAATATAAAGTTAAAAACGGCGGTATTACAATAGGTCGAAGTGGTAATCTAGGAGAACCATTTTATATTTGTGAATCATTTTGGCCATTAAATACAACATTGTATATAAAAAAATTCCACAACTCATATCCACGTTATATTTATTATCTTTTAAAAACGTTGAATTTGAAAAGATATAATTCAGGAAGTGCAGTTCCAAGTTTAAATAGAAATTATATACACCCTATAAAAATATCAGTTCCGCCATTAAAGGAACAGCAAAAAATTGCGGAAATTTTAACAAAGTGGGATAATCATATCGAAACTTTAGAAAATTTAATTTCTAAAAAGGAAGAATATAAAAAAGGTTTAATGCAAAATTTATTAACTGGTAAAGTTCGATTTCCTGGATTTAACGAAGAATGGAAAGAAGTTAAATTAGGGGACATTTCTGAAATAGTTACTGGAACTACACCAAGTACTAAACTAAAAGAATATTACGAAAATGGCACCTATCCTTGGATTACACCTACGGATATTACATATAATAAATATATATCCAAATCAGAACGCTATTTAACAATTCAAGGACTGTCAAAAGGTCGTAAGCTACCATCAGGAAGTTTATTAATAACATGTATCGCAAGTATTGGTAAAAATGCGATTTTAACCAAAACGGGCAGTTGTAATCAACAAATAAATGCAATATTGCCTTCTTCAAAAAATAATATTGAATTTTTATATTATTTAATAGAATATAATAAAGAATATTTATTAAAATATGCAGGACATAGTGCTACGCCAATTTTAAATAAAAAAAGTTTTTCAAATTTAAAATTTACAATTCCACCATTAAAA